One Brassica oleracea var. oleracea cultivar TO1000 chromosome C7, BOL, whole genome shotgun sequence genomic window carries:
- the LOC106303153 gene encoding glutathione S-transferase T2-like gives MNENDVVKLAHEIFFNDHKIKFNLQHAWDELRYDQKWCEASSSKIDGSCKKRKCDDGAQSSSSYTTTNDAEQRLPGVKASKRGSGKRIGEALKGVSEFQNLWAIKEKDLEVKERLSKMGLLETLIAKKETLSDFEEALKTKFITEILALYQAAQSSLFIT, from the exons ATGAATGAGAATGATGTAGTTAAACTAGCACACGAGATCTTCTTCAATGATCACAAGATCAAATTTAATCTTCAACATGCGTGGGATGAGTTAAGGTATGACCAGAAATGGTGTGAAGCATCTAGCAGTAAGATTGATGGAAGCTGTAAGAAGAGAAAGTGCGACGATGGTGCTCAGTCCTCAAGCTCTTACACAACTACCAATGATGCTGAGCAACGTCTTCCTGGTGTCAAGGCCTCAAAACGAGGAAGTGGTAAGAGAATCGGTGAAGCCCTCAAGGGTGTCTCTGAGTTTCAGAACTTGTGGGCAATTAAGGAGAAAGATTTGGAAGTGAAAGAGAGATTGTCCAAGATGGGGCTGCTTGAGACTCTCATTGCCAAAAAAGAGACACTATCTGACTTTGAAGAAGCTTTAAAAACGAAGTTTATTACAGAAATATTGG CTTTGTATCAGGCGGCTCAGAGTAGTTTGTTCATCACATAG
- the LOC106303152 gene encoding uncharacterized protein LOC106303152, whose protein sequence is MFNNIYYKPLLFLLYLLVNQTNGLPVDTIFKFQGPLPPILPHEVHFGKGTIDLGGLEVKQVSISKTTAKRVWRTYEGGRDNMGFSIFEPTNLPANFFKLGFYAQPNNQKLFGWILVARDVSGSNLRPPVDYIEVWNTASLGIRQDGHAYFWQPVCLKGYKPVGVFVTTSSQKPPMKQDSISCVRSELTEQSEADTLVWGFKGINVVNSRPVQRGTQATGVYTGTFSFQQLNSSPLPYLFCLKNTKLNMSSNMPSKAQTRALFKTYSPLIYFHPKEIFLPSSVHWFFANGALLYKKGNESNPIPIQPNGTNLPQGGSNDDLFWLDYPLDKTAMEKVKRGDLRNTKVYLNIKPMFGGTFTDIAVWIFCPFNGNAHLKFLFIKSLSLGQIGEHVGDWEHVTLRISNFNGKLWRVYFSQHSGGTLVDACDLEYVEGGNKPVIYSSLHGHAMFSKPGLVLQGKRRYGIRNDMARSDKWLNCGKGYEVIGGPWGVVEPAWTSYFRKWGPRVGYKIDKPIKSFAKKILPMFVRKRLRNIIRKIPYEMLGEDGPTGPKAKLTWTGDDKYS, encoded by the coding sequence ATGTTTAACAATATATATTACAAACCTCTTTTGTTTCTTCTTTATCTGCTTGTTAACCAAACTAATGGTTTACCTGTGGACACTATCTTTAAATTTCAAGGTCCTTTGCCTCCTATACTTCCCCATGAGGTACATTTCGGCAAAGGGACAATAGACTTGGGAGGTCTTGAGGTTAAACAAGTCTCCATCTCCAAAACAACAGCAAAGAGAGTATGGAGAACATATGAAGGAGGACGAGACAACATGGGATTCAGCATCTTTGAACCTACAAATCTTCCTGCTAACTTCTTCAAGCTTGGCTTCTATGCACAACCAAACAACCAGAAACTTTTTGGTTGGATCCTTGTTGCAAGAGACGTGTCTGGAAGTAATTTGAGACCACCAGTGGACTACATTGAGGTCTGGAACACTGCATCGCTGGGTATCAGACAAGACGGACATGCATATTTTTGGCAGCCGGTATGTCTCAAAGGGTATAAACCGGTTGGTGTGTTTGTCACTACTTCCTCTCAAAAGCCTCCTATGAAACAAGACTCTATAAGTTGTGTTCGGTCAGAGTTGACAGAACAAAGTGAAGCTGATACGTTAGTATGGGGGTTTAAAGGAATCAATGTTGTTAATTCGAGACCGGTCCAAAGAGGAACACAAGCAACAGGTGTGTACACAGGAACATTCAGTTTTCAACAACTAAACTCATCTCCTCTTCCTTATTTATTCTGCTTGAAAAACACCAAACTCAACATGTCCTCTAACATGCCAAGCAAAGCTCAAACAAGAGCTTTGTTTAAAACGTATTCTCCTTTGATATATTTCCATCCAAAAGAAATTTTTCTACCTTCTTCGGTCCATTGGTTCTTCGCCAACGGTGCCTTGTTATACAAGAAAGGAAACGAATCAAACCCTATCCCAATACAACCAAACGGTACAAATCTTCCACAAGGCGGTTCAAATGATGACTTATTCTGGTTAGACTATCCACTCGATAAGACCGCCATGGAGAAGGTTAAGAGAGGAGACTTACGAAACACCAAAGTGTATCTAAACATCAAACCAATGTTCGGAGGGACCTTCACCGACATCGCCGTGTGGATATTCTGTCCGTTCAACGGAAACGCCCACCTCAAGTTTCTATTCATCAAGAGCCTTTCTTTAGGTCAAATAGGCGAACATGTTGGAGACTGGGAGCACGTTACTTTACGCATTAGTAACTTCAACGGCAAGTTATGGAGAGTCTACTTCTCTCAGCACAGTGGAGGTACGTTGGTGGACGCATGCGATCTAGAGTACGTTGAAGGTGGAAACAAACCGGTGATATACTCGTCGCTTCACGGCCACGCAATGTTTTCGAAACCTGGACTTGTGTTGCAAGGCAAAAGAAGGTATGGTATAAGAAACGATATGGCGAGAAGTGACAAGTGGTTGAACTGTGGTAAGGGGTATGAGGTGATTGGAGGGCCTTGGGGCGTGGTTGAGCCGGCTTGGACGAGCTATTTTAGGAAATGGGGACCAAGGGTAGGATACAAGATTGATAAGCCAATTAAATCATTTGCTAAGAAGATTTTGCCCATGTTTGTTAGGAAACGGTTACGAAATATTATTCGGAAGATACCTTATGAAATGCTTGGTGAAGATGGTCCTACGGGTCCTAAAGCCAAGTTGACTTGGACTGGTGATGATAAATATTCTTAA
- the LOC106303848 gene encoding uncharacterized protein LOC106303848: MDYEYGGGEYCRRGHVPAFGTWDWNDAVPFTQCFETATTQQQPSFLQYAPYPQDRDLYLAGGDLYDNHHLVAPAVILVPRRRAKVGQEPKRTSSKEQNNFKTEARECDAPASCPTPVVKRRTKPVDEDLYRISPTLLSVKSTKKRGGGFGCISRCFLPTRVL; encoded by the exons ATGGACTAC GAATACGGAGGAGGAGAGTACTGCAGGAGGGGACACGTGCCGGCGTTTGGAACCTGGGACTGGAACGACGCCGTTCCATTCACTCAGTGCTTCGAGACAGCGACCACTCAGCAGCAGCCTTCTTTTCTCCAATACGCTCCTTACCCTCAAGATCGTGATCTTTACCTCGCTGGCGGCGATCTTTACGACAACCACCACCTTGTCGCTCCCGCAGTGATCCTCGTCCCTCGACGCCGG GCTAAGGTGGGCCAGGAGCCCAAGAGAACCAGCTCCAAGGAACAAAACAACTTCAAGACAGAGGCGCGTGAGTGTGACGCACCGGCAAGCTGTCCGACACCGGTGGTGAAGCGGAGGACGAAGCCCGTGGACGAAGACTTGTACAGGATCTCACCTACCCTTCTCTCCGTCAAATCCACAAAG AAGAGAGGAGGTGGGTTTGGGTGCATTTCAAGGTGTTTTTTGCCGACACGGGTGCTTTGA
- the LOC106303713 gene encoding uncharacterized protein At5g48480, with amino-acid sequence MAQEDVAAANGATVVEKSVTFTAYKPQLIVEAQKVGEAVAFYKDVFGATATETEHSLYPKRKADQELPHVVSAEIKLAGATVVVSDVSVHSGSNVKTGTVSALLETDDVEAAVAKAVAAGAVKVEEVAEGEAEGGVKGKVTDPFGFTWIFVSPVEKSDKEENKEVV; translated from the exons ATGGCCCAGGAAGATGTTGCTGCTGCGAATGGTGCTACAGTGGTGGAGAAGTCTGTTACCTTCACTGCCTACAAGCCGCAGCTGATCGTGGAGGCTCAGAAGGTCGGTGAAGCTGTTGCTTTCTACAAGGATGTGTTTGGTGCGACTGCGACGGAGACTGAACACTCTCTCTACCCTAAGCGCAAGGCTGACCAGGAGCTCCCTCACGTTGTCTCCGCTGAGATCAAGCTCGCTGGTGCTACCGTCGTTGTCTCCGACGTCTCTGTTCACTCTGGCTCTAA TGTGAAGACGGGGACTGTGTCTGCACTCCTCGAAACTGATGACGTGGAAGCTGCCGTTGCGAAAGCCGTGGCCGCCGGAGCTGTGAAAGTTGAGGAGGTCGCGGAGGGGGAAGCTGAAGGTGGGGTGAAGGGAAAGGTGACTGACCCGTTCGGTTTCACCTGGATCTTTGTTTCTCCGGTGGAGAAGAGTGACAAGGAAGAAAACAAAGAGGTGGTCTAA
- the LOC106303676 gene encoding probable D-amino acid oxidase PA4548, translated as MVSIYIQSPNFLNSPFPSPASRRLRRGASSPQSLRVTASRSSSFDVVVVGGGIIGLTIARQFLTGSDLSVAVVDKAVPCSGATGAGQGYIWMTHKKPGSDIWDLAMRSHQLWHELADSLSDQGLDPQELLGWKKTGSLLVGKTSQECVALKQKVNELTEGGLRAEYLSSGDLFLKEPAILVDDETGAAFLPDDSQLDAHRAVAYIEKGNREFATEGRYAEFYHEPVTGLIRSDGSSKEVTGVQTLKRNLYGKKATIVAAGCWSGSLMHDLLKDCNISVDVPVKPRKGHLLVVENFDSFHLNHGMMEAGYADHQSASAPGAEERMLSISMTATMDTTGNLVLGSSREFVGFDTEADETIIRCIWERAAEFFPKLRDISIEDFIRNRKVRVGLRPYMPDGKPVIGSVPGLQNLYLAAGHEGGGLSMALGTAEMVSDIVLGKPSKVDVSAFQVKGRCC; from the exons ATGGTTTCCATCTACATTCAATCACCAAACTTTCTGAACTCTCCATTTCCATCTCCCGCGTCCCGTAGGCTCCGACGTGGAGCTTCTTCTCCTCAGTCGCTTCGAGTCACTGCTTCTCGCAGCTCCTCCTTCGATGTAGTTGTTGTTGGTGGCGGGATCATCGGGTTGACCATTGCCCGTCAGTTCCTTACCGGGTCGGATCTATCAGTCGCCGTTGTTGATAAAGCCGTTCCTTGCTCCGGAGCCACCGGTGCTG GACAGGGATATATATGGATGACTCACAAGAAGCCAGGTAGTGATATATGGGACTTGGCTATGAGGAGCCATCAGCTCTGGCATGAGCTTGCAGATAGCTTAAGTGATCAGGGTCTTGATCCTCAAGAGCTGCTTGGTTGGAAAAAGACAG GAAGCTTGCTCGTTGGAAAGACTTCTCAGGAATGTGTTGCTCTGAAGCAAAAGGTTAATGAGCTAACTGAAGGTGGCTTGAGAGCTGAGTATTTGTCTAGCGGGGATTTGTTTCTAAAGGAGCCTGCTATCCTTGTGGATGATGAGACTGGTGCTGCGTTTCTTCCTGATGATTCGCAGTTGGATGCTCATCGTGCGGTTGCTTATATCGAGAAG GGTAACAGAGAGTTTGCAACAGAAGGACGATATGCAGAGTTCTATCATGAACCAGTTACAGGCTTAATAAG GTCTGATGGGAGTAGCAAGGAGGTTACAGGTGTTCAGACTTTGAAACGCAACTTGTATGGTAAGAAGGCTACTATAGTAGCTGCTGGTTGCTGGAGTGGTTCTCTGATGCATGACTTGCTTAAAGACTGCAACATCTCGGTGGATGTTCCTGTGAAGCCAAGAAAG GGGCATCTGCTTGTGGTAGAGAATTTTGATTCGTTCCATTTAAATCATGGGATGATGGAGGCTGGTTATGCGGATCATCAAAGTGCTTCAGCTCCAGGTGCGGAGGAACGGATGCTATCTATATCCATGACAGCCACAATGGACACGACAGGAAACCTTGTTCTCG GGAGCAGCCGTGAGTTCGTCGGGTTCGACACTGAAGCTGATGAGACTATCATCCGGTGCATATGGGAACGTGCAGCAGAGTTCTTCCCCAAGTTACGTGACATTTCCATTGAAGATTTCATTCGTAACAGGAAAGTGAGAGTTGGGTTGCGCCCTTACA TGCCTGATGGGAAGCCAGTGATAGGATCTGTTCCCGGATTACAAAACCTGTACTTGGCAGCTGGGCATGAAGGAGGTGGACTTTCCATG GCTCTAGGAACAGCTGAAATGGTGTCAGACATTGTATTGGGGAAACCATCGAAGGTAGATGTTTCAGCGTTTCAGGTTAAAGGACGTTGTTGCTGA